In Rhipicephalus sanguineus isolate Rsan-2018 chromosome 1, BIME_Rsan_1.4, whole genome shotgun sequence, the DNA window ctcactcactcactcactcactcactcactcactcactcactcactcactcactcactcactcactcactcactcactcactcactcactcactcactcactcactcactcactcactcactcactcagtggGTACGTTATAGAGGCCAGGTACACGGATCGTACTTGAAACTCGTTGAACCTTTCAAAGAAGGCTAGTCACATTAAGAGGTAAGTAATATGCACTGATTGGCTTCAGAGCTACGTGGTAACAATCCTACACTTCCCCATTCCTCCCTTAAGAAAATCAAGACGCCAAGTCACTTCCGAAATCTCAAGGAGAACTCCTTTATTGAATCCGTTTGAGCTAAAATCTGAATCCAGGCGGAAAGAAGCGCCACATATCCAGTGTTGCTGAAAGAGACAATTGCATAGCATGATTGGAGATACAAGCTTTTAATAAAAAATGCAGAAATCGCTCCGAATATGCAACGATTGAATTCGCGTCTGACTTTTCAAAATACACAGTAATCGCGAAAATCACGTGGTTAAATAATACCCTGTATATAGTCTCAAAAGGAGCAGcgcagcaaaacaaaaaaaagggggtacCTTATTTTTGGCAGAAGTTTGTTACGTCGTATGACAGCTACTTTAGAAAATATGCGACATCAAGTAGGCAGCCGAAAAACGGTGCTCATGTGGTCCGGAATGCGTGGCTAGCAAGACTTTACGCGAAGTTGCacagcttactttttttttcgaattctTTGGTGCTTTAGAAAAGGCTTTCGGAAGACGAGGGGAATACAAAGATTTGCAGAAAGGCCCAACAGAAGAATGGTTTGAGATACAGAGTGGGCAATGGTTCCGATGTCGGAGAAAAACATTCATGGAGGAGAGTTCAGAAGAAGTCCTCGTTCCACAGTGCAGGCTTCAAGGcatgtgaggaggagggggagacaCAGGGCACCCAGAGTGCGTTGAAGAAGAGTCGATGGTGAGGTACAGTGCAAGAGCGTCCGAAGAGGACTCAGGAGGCAAGAGCGAGTGCTTAATTTCTCCTACGGTTGCCGCCGAATCCGGGGAAGTTGCCGCCGAAGCCAGGCACGTTGCCTCCGAATCCGGGAAGGTTTCCAAAACCGGGCAAGTTGCCGAAGCCCGATCGTCCAGACAGGAAGTCATCGCCAGCTCCGGCTCCGAAGCCGCCTTGGGGCATGGGGAAAGATGGGGGTGGGCCCTTCAGCTTGCTCTCCTTGGGGTCGACGAGGCGGCGCTGTCCATTGCGGTCCACGGTGTAGTGGCGGTCGTAGTTCACGCCCGAGGTGTCCGCGTAACCGCTACGTCCACTGATAATGCCATCGGTGTCCGAAGACTCCTGGTTGAACGAGCTGTGGCCCCAGGAGCTGCTCTCCATGTGTGTGGTCGAACCGTCGGGGTTCTTGATCACGCGGCGCTCGACGATTTGCGCGGCGGAAAGTCCAACCAGCGCGGCTGCGACCAGCAACTGCGTACAGTACAAACAGGGACAGGCAATTAGTCGGTTGCAGGTGCACAGATTAATGAAGTAACACTATACACTGCATGCAGATGTGCATTCAAAACTTCTCCacgaagttatatatatatatatatatatatatatatatatatatatatatatatatatatatatatatatatatatatatatatatatatatatatatatatatatgtaacgttaacgtttcgtacgtgagtccttctcacTAATCTATCGTACCGAAcgcatcgatcttcatacccaaagtactatatatatatatatatatatatatatatatatatatatatatatatatatatatatatatatatatatatatatatatatataaatggtcAGCTTAGGGCAAGTACTGCGTGAAAAACTGTGGCTATTTGCAAGAGTTGCATTTTTGAGAGGCTTGGGCAGTTGCCCTCCAGTTAATTAAAGAACTCGTTAAGAGTGATATATATAGCGCTCAGTTAGCCGCTTAACCATCAAGAAGTAAATGAGAACAAATATGAGAGTGCGAAAACAATTCCGATGAGCCTCGTTACATTTGGTCTGTTTAGGTGTCCAATGCACGACCTTGAATGATATCATGAGACACGTGAAGACATCTCAGCACGCCGCGTCTAACCTCGCTTTGGGGCCTAAAGCAAGAAGCGGGCAAAATTGAGCCAACCAGCTGGCTTTATCACGTGTATACGCCATGAAGTGGCTGCCGAAATTTGAAGCACAGTAAATAGGTGGAAGAGAGAATGAAgaataaatgaacaaatatagAGTCAGAATCAAATAAAGAATATGGAATAATCAGAATAAAGAATCATCACTTCTTTTAATTATCAGGTTTGCCCCGAGGCATAATACGGCTGAGGCCTCATATGTGCTCATATATGACTGTCCTTATGCGCAAGAGATAACAAgaggtacagtacggtccactgttaaagggaacactccaatgagcacctttcattttgctggacttttaacagcaagtggacagggtcacattgttcatgcactgcacgagtcagtcaaaaagaggcagaactgtcaacgactagtagttttatgcaaatctaagccactatgtttttgcaagagagcgaaatccaaataTACCCTggacgcaagtgttccctttaacagtggacccgtccgTACGTAACAACTATAGCGCAACGACACCGCTCTTTGTTCTACCATCGGGCGAAGAATGGTGCAAGCAAAAGGTAGGTCGTCGGAATAGCATCGAACACATTTTAAGATTATAAGCTTTGTAAATTACTGCCAACCATTGTGTCACTGAGAAAAAATATACGCGAATTGTTTATCATTATATTTATTTGAATGCAAAGAAAATTATACCAAGGCTCAATAATAACGCGGTGGTCACAACTCGTAGCGTCGAGCACAGGTAGTTTCACTTGCATATACAGCATTAACTTTTTAACGCATACCTAGCAATCAAAGTATTACTTGAATATTACTAAATTTCATCAGCTATTCGAAAAATAAAGAAACTATTAAGTTCGTAGTCAACATGAAATGGCTCGCATTTACTCGCTGCCTCATTAAAACTAATGATTATCGGTTTTTGTTGTCGGGGAGTGCACTTGTGCAGACTGATCGTAATTCAATGTCTCCACAGCGCAGCTTTAGAGACTTTACCGCCGTTTTTCTCACACTACCTATATCTTCCATGAAAGTAGACAGCTTACTTTCAAGCTTAAAGAATACCGGGATACCTATggatgcctcttttttttttgtaaaataggAATTCTTGTAACCAATTCTTCACATGTAGAAAGTCACACGCTTCGGTGTAGCCCTTCCGTCGAAGAAATGCCGATAGAAAGCGACAAGGGGTGAAATAATTATCGAAATTGGTGGAAAGTCCGCTGCCTACGATTCCTGTTTTCCAGTCCACCGCTTACAAGACACGAAGGAAATGGTCCGGCGATAGCGTCAAGCCGAGTTAACGAAGGAACAAACGAACGAGGAAGCCTGAACCGAATCAGCTGTCAAGGCCAACCCCAAGAGTTGTTGCGAAATGCTTGCCGAAGAACAAAATCAGAATGATTCACGCGGCGCCACCGGCGTGCTCGAAAAAGACCCGCGCCTCAACAAGTCCTTGTGTGGATAGTGAAGAAaacggaaagagaaaaagagagccgagcagagcgagagagaaacagaggaaaTGGGGTGAAGTGGAAGGCTGAACAGCGTCCGTCGCGACTAGGATAGGCCTAATTGTCCGGCTTACGCTGCCAACGGACGCCGCAATTGCCGCTGTGCCGCAATTGGACGCTAAGTGGCGACGATCGTAGGACGGAGATTGGAGAATCCCGCGAGGTCCTGAGCGACGGCTCTCCTTTTGATGGCGAGTGTAGTTGCGCGTCACACGCTTCTCTCGGAGACCCCCGTGTTTAAAAACATCATTAACAGGCGCCATCGATTGAGACATGGAACAGCAAGAATAGAGGAGCGAGGAATCATtggagaaggagaaaaagagaTGCCTAGTGAGTTGCCGTGGGGAGAGCAATTGACAATAGCATTGCGCCGGCTCATAGAAATCTTTGGCATACGCAGGTGTAAAATGGAGTGCATTCTGCAGAACTCGTTTAAGTGTATTTCCTGTTATGTACACGTTGTTCTAGTCATAAAGGAACAGCAACATTTATAATGTGGATGTTGCGAAAAGTTCGCATACGTTCTCTGGCTCAAAAAAATTTATCGCGCGGCGTGCGACTCGTCCTAACTGATATATAATATTGCGATGCTGCGAGATAATTCCTTACGGAATGGGCAAAATGAGAAATTGCCTGTGCTACTACTCTAGCTAAATAATTTAAAGGAAAGCACTGCTAACGTACGCGCCCTTGAGCATCTGACGAACTACTTGTGGACAAGAGAGTGCGTTTTTGAcgtttggtaaaaaaaaaaaaaaaaaaaaaaaacctcggacGTTACAGAGATCATCGTAGCGCGAGAGAACACGGAAAGATGAAGGGCAGGACACCACGAGCGCTCTGTCCTGTCTTGTCCTTCCTCCGACAGGCACATTGCGAAAGCGTGCGCTAGTGGCCCTTCGGAGGTTCCTGAAAGGTTTCTGAAACTCTTACAAAAAATTGGTCGCAGTGCGTATCATCCGTTTTAAACTGAATTAGATGCCTAAATACCTGTCTGGCTTCACGTGGTTTCAAAAGTTTGGCTTTTAGTCTGCAACATTTCGCGTTTCGTTTTTGTTACACATTAATTGAGAAATCAACAGCCGGCGTCATTGACGGTTAGCAACCCCTACTAAAATTCATGTAGTTTCCTTTTTTCCAAACGAAACCATGCGTAAACTATTAAATTTTTTAGCTCGTTATATTCCCCGAGCACCACTGATGTAAAAAAATGCTTGCGCGCGCACGTGTTTGCTTGacggaacgtttgtgcgcgtgaGGAGGGCGCAGACGGGAAGCTGTGACACGGCTCCTTCAGGTCACCGCAGGGCGAACGAGCTTTGCTACTAAGCAGTCGAACGATGATTCAATCCGGGAAATGACGATAAGTCACGATATTTCCTTTTGGAACGAGTCACGGGCAAAATCCACCGCTTTCAAACGTGAGCGGTACCGGCGTGCGAAGAAAGCGCCCTGCTCGCACCAGTGAACTCGGGCAAGGCCGCCGGGCTAATTCCTCACGGTGCTCGCACACCGTCACCACCCTCATCCCGGCGTGGTCGCGTGCTATGCCCACTTCGCGTCATTTCCTCAACGAAAGCTCAGGCAAGCTGCTTCTACGAATGTGTCAAATCCGTGAAATACAACGGCCGAGTCCCTGTTCCATCCGCTTCGATCCTACGAAAGAGTAGGTCCTTTGTGCCTTCGACACGGGAAACCGGACACAATAACGACGCTTACACGCGACGGGTATTTTTCCGGCAGATACTTTTGCGATGCACAAGGTTTACGGTGGACAAAATATACCCAAGAGAGCGTGTGCGAAATGTTGTGCTCTGCGTAGCCAGGAATGGTTCTTAGGCGCAAAACTACACACGGACAAGAGAATAAACACGGACAGGCGAACACTCACGACTGAGTTTTACTTGTCCAATGCTTCGCGTCATATATCCTCAGGCATGCGTACAAGAGCGGAAGCAAATTAGATCACCTGGGATGGAACCAAGCTTAATCACATCCTACCAACAAGAACTCATTTTCGTAAACAGATAACGACGAAACGCGCGCTGATACACTGGTCACAACATTTTTTTATATGCATAATCTGCGCTAGTTCCTGAGCCACCATATTTCTACATTTCCGTAAGATATATGCGTTATTTAGCAAACGCTCACACGCACACACCTTGGGACGGCAAGCTTAGTGCGAGCCTGTCCCATTCCTGATTGATAATGCGTGCTATCGGAGGCGATCATTTATACAAGGGCCAGTTTGACCGATGTATCTCGCCGCAGCTTAGCGGAATCTTATACACAACTCCGATTCAACACTTCAAAAAGACGCCTTGCTTGCCTTTTATACACCGGCCAAGCTGGCCGTGGCGTAAATGATCACCTGTGATAGCACGCATTATCACTCAGAAATGGGACAGGCTCACGTTTTCCTATCATTGTAAAGTTTGCAAGCGTGTACGTACATTTGCttgtggcacgcgcctttctcggAAAAGTAGAAATGCGTTGGCTCAGGAACTACAGCAGAGGTTATGCGCATAAAAGAACTGAGACCAATGTATCAGCGTTCCGTGGTCGCCAGTTAACGAGAATTAGTTCAGGTTTCTGGCTGATAGCGCGTGATTAAGCTTGGTTCCATTCCATGTAAACCCATTTGTTTCTGTACTTGAGGCTGCATGAAGTGAAGCatcgaaggtaaaaaaaaaagctcctgtTTGTGTGTATTCTCTTGTTCGCGTTTCCTTTGCGCCTGACGATTATTactaactatgcaccaactagcccggcaacggaCGTTAGTAAGTTATGTTCTACTGATAACGCCAAGATCAGATTTGCTTGCACGAAGTTGTTTTACTGCTTGAGGCAAGGAGCTTATGGCGCGTGTCTGCCCTCAGCCATTTAAACACTCATTTTACGGTAGCAGAATGCGGCGCTTTAAAAGAACGCCATGCAACGTGACACTTCTGTTTGACCATATACGGCCACACTAGCTCCAAAAGCCGCGGGTGATCACAGTGGTATCATTCGTCGATGGTTTTAGTATTTTAATACGCACGAGTATACACGCGGAGTGTCGTGGCAGGCGTAAGAACACGATGTGCTTGCCGATACAATGGGACAGCGAAAAAACCGGGACTGAGATTTGGTTAGTAACAGCGAATGCGCTCGAGAACGCACAATCCACAACAGTTCGGCCTCCGTGCTGCTGCAGGACGAGCTTCTTGCGTGTAAGAATCGCTCATCATTCGCACCTGTGCGGAGAAGTACGAGTTTGCCCGCGGACACGTGTATGCGTGTTCCACGTGATGGCCTCCGCTTTCTTGTCGGCGCGAAAGAAGCACACATCGAGGGCGTGGACGTGCTATTGCGGCGAACATGCCGCCTCTGTAGATCAGCACGCTTTGATCACGCTCTTTTGTTTTGATCTGCGGCAGCCTTCCCACGCTGTATGTTCCAGCGCCACGGAATGCGCATTGAGCCTCCGCAATGCATCATTTGCAAGCACCTTCTGTGACGCACCTACGGATGTGCGGTTGCGAAACAACGCGAATGCGGGAATCGTCGACCTTTACTGTTCTTGAGATGAAATAGGACGCCCGTAAAAGAAGACAATCCGCTACTCGATATAACGCATCCGGTTCATACACGTCAAACGGGAGATATATGAAAGcgcaaaacaaataataaaacaaaagTGCCTCCAGTTGCTTCACATTTCTCGGGTAACTCTGGTGTCCGCATATGACAGtaatcttgtttgtttgtttttttttaaccaaaAGAAATCTTTGAAAGGAAAGGAAGAGCGCCGGGGTATTATTTTGTGCGGAGAACTGAGATAAATATCAGCCAACCCCTAGAAACTATTGGGAATGATGTCGCCGTTCTGAGCACCAAAACTGTTTTTGTCTATTGCGTTGGTTACAATGTCAGCTTTATGAATAACGTGCGCGACGTTTCCAACGCAGAGTTTTAAGCTAGTTATTCTTTTCAGTATTGGGTGAGTGCACGCCttctgacacttttttttttcgcgcctgcTTGACTCTCCGCCATTCTTTCCATCTTGCTTTCCCCCTCCACAGAGTCAggtgtagcaaaccggatgcttcAATCCTAGTTAACACCTGACTACAGTTCCCtcttgtatctctctctctctcttaaatgGGCCAAATGACCTCGAAACGAGCCTCCAAAATTTGCGTGGAAATGCGTAAAAAAAGATTACGTTTGCGTTAGCATTGCGTAgccgggggagggaggggggttcaaGCCGCCCGCctagaaattttttcaattttgcatatgcatatatagacacatacaacgcacgcacgcacgcacgcacataaagtatggtcgaaccctCCACGAAAAAGTTTTGTCTACGTCACTGGTTATTAGCACCTGTGATACACTGCGTTCAAtcccaaataaaaaatttttcaCATGGCTCACATGCACACCCAGTTGtgatgcgcatttttttttctacagccgCTTTCACAGAAATTGAAACGCGCAGAGTGTATAAAGTTGTTTCAAACGTGTGTATCGAAAGACTAGGTTCACTGTCGGCAGTTCAAAATAAACGAGGAACAGCGATGTCTATCTGGTTCAATCATGAAGCGTTCTCTCATAGAAAACTCTCCTAGACCCTAGACGAAAGCGGCGTTGGCCCGAGTGGTTTTCGAGCTCGACTGGGCCGGAGTGGTGGGCCGGAGTGTTGTTTGCATGTTTTTAAAGGCTCTGGCATTGAGCGACTTACACCACATATGAAGAGTCCGCAGGCACCTCAACGCGTGCACGCGATCGCCACCATTCGTTTGCAGAATTTTTCGTTCCATAGGGCAATGTATAATCAACGGTGCATTACTTCTGGTTAATCTCTGTGCTTTCCCATTCGTCCATGTTATATAAAAGAGAGCTGTAACGCCAAGAGGACCGATGTAGATAACTAAGTGTCGGTCAATAAGAAGAAGAGAAAGCAGTTACTGGCAACTGACATTTTTCTATCTTCTACTAGAAAACCGTGAATAATGGTTCAACTTTTCTTTTTGTGAGCGCCTATAGACACTTTAACGTAAGACACGTGGGCGTCGCCACCTTCGGCTGCTAAACGAATATTTTCTCATTTTGTGTATCATGACGTGGAATAATAAAGTCACGGAACGTCGAATGCATCTACCCAAACGTTTTCATGTGTATGCGGTGTAttcgtctaccgtagcactgttggtttagttgttaaagatacaaaacggcaaggctacAGCTCGGCTACAgctcaatatggcggcaccggAGCCcatacgtaaaatagtctatataaGCACCTTAGTAGCATTCAGTGCAACGCGGTGAAACTTCGAAGTGGTGATTCTTCGGGTAAAGAATACCGTGCTCTATGCAAGAATGTTGTCTTTCCGTACTAATCCCGATGTTTTTGTGACCCTTACTCCTTATGGCTTTGTTGTGTAATGCCTATGAGTAAAAACGAGACTTCTTTACAATTGTAGTTTTTTAGAAGCCATTACCAACGGTGCAATCTGCTGCTCCACATATAGCTCCTTATCGAAGTTCCTAAACACTTTTCCGATAGGGTAAACGCGGACTAGACACGAACGTTCCGTATGGAATGGTGGCATGCACGCCAGCGTCAGCAGTGGCACCTACCGAGGCAAAATGGAAAGACGGACGCACAGCCCCAGCGCACTGTGCTCGCGTCCTGCTTGCAGACACTACATGTAAACCAAGGTCCAATTTTGAACGTGACAAAGAATAAGAAGCGGCTTGATAAGAATGCTCAGGAACTGTGCCGCTACACTGCTGAAGGA includes these proteins:
- the LOC119403320 gene encoding 50 kDa spicule matrix protein isoform X1; this translates as MKLLLVAAALVGLSAAQIVERRVIKNPDGSTTHMESSSWGHSSFNQESSDTDGIISGRSGYADTSGVNYDRHYTVDRNGQRRLVDPKESKLKGPPPSFPMPQGGFGAGAGDDFLSGRSGFGNLPGFGNLPGFGGNVPGFGGNFPGFGGNPTLDMWRFFPPGFRF
- the LOC119403320 gene encoding 50 kDa spicule matrix protein isoform X2; translated protein: MKLLLVAAALVGLSAAQIVERRVIKNPDGSTTHMESSSWGHSSFNQESSDTDGIISGRSGYADTSGVNYDRHYTVDRNGQRRLVDPKESKLKGPPPSFPMPQGGFGAGAGDDFLSGRSGFGNLPGFGNLPGFGGNVPGFGGNFPGFGGNRRRN